gccGCCCCCTCCTCCAGGTGGCCTTGGCCAGGGCAGCTTAGCCTGGTCCTTCTCAGCCTCCCATGGCTCTTAGGATTCCAGAGGCTCAGAGCAGCCATTCACTGACGCCTACTCCCTgagagccagcccctccctgccttgtggcccagcctagccctgcTGCCAGGGATGTGGCCAGTCACACGGGTCAGGAGAGGGCTGGACCTTGAGCCTGAGGATTGTGGCCTGggggccaggtgggagcccaggaggggaCCAGAGGGACACAGTCCATGAGTCGGTCACCATGGTCACATTCAGGGTGCAGAGGAGGTGAGGGCCTGTACTTGCCCCAACGTTCCAGGCCGAGGGCCGAGGACCAAGGACTGAAAACCCCAGgccctttcctgttctctgatcAAGGTAAGTGGGTGCTCGTGCGTGTGCCGGGGGTAGCAGACAAGCGGTGCGGAGCAGGGCAGCGGCTCAGTGAGGGGTGGCGAGCTGGTGGCGTCAGAACAGACAGGTCCcagccaccccagcccctggcctctcTCTGGGGGTGGATGTTTGTGGTTCTGGGCTGAGTAAATGTGTGTGCTCCTGGGGTCCCGTAGCTGTGACGGAGAGCCGGGCTGCAGGGGTGTGCCAGCTAGGGAGCGGATGGACGGCAGAAAGATCCTGGCTACAAATCCACGGCTAGagggctgaggggctgggggtgcCACTGGGAGGGATCCAGATCTACGTCAGGGACTCGGCTCCGAGAGCACCCCCCGCCCCTTCTCTGACATTTGGAACTAACCCCTCCCGCCAGACCTGGCTTGAGACTCCAGGCAGCACGTGCCTGCTATGCTGAGCGCGAGGAAAACAACTCTGGTGCACAGAGTCCACAGCGGGCACTGGCTGGCCGTCCGGGGGTCCCAGAGCCCACCTCAGGGAAAGACCCTTCTGTCCAGCCCACCGGCCACAGTCCCGAGCAGCATCCTCAACACCACTTATCCCCTGCCCACTCCCCGCCTCCAGGCAGCCGTCTGCCTGCTCACCTGCAGTCTTGCCCCCACCAGACACAGCCTGGGAACCACACTGGATTTTCAGGACGGTGCTGCCCTCTCACCTTGGGGCCTTCTCTAACCATCACccgagcccaggcccagcctccctcctttgacagcagggcctggctggTGCCTACCCCAAAGGCTCGCCTCGGTGGTGCCTTGCCCACCTCCTTGCCTGGCACCCCTGGGGACCCGGGGGCAGTGGCTGTGCCTCACGCACTGGACAGGTCTCTTCTCTGAGCCCCATTTCCTCCCCACTTCCCAAGCCCACCTTCCCTGGGGCTCTCGGCTGCTTTGGCggcagccccaggccagcccagggctCTTTCCTGGCTCTGGACAGGAGCCCCAGATCCAGACCCTGTTTTCCAGCCAAGTTGGTCATCCCTTGGTCTCTGACCTGATGCCAGAGCCCCTGTCTTGGCTTTGGCTCCTTCTGGAAGAGCTAGGCAGATAGGCGTCCAGTAGTCACTGCTCTCCTCTGGGGTCCCTGGATGTGGATGTGGCCTCCGCAAAGCTCTCCACAGAGAGAGGGGCCACCCTCAGGCCCTGCACAGGGAGAGGTAAACCCACCCCCGAGTTCCCTCATGCTGGAGGAAGCGGCTCAGTGGATGCGTCCATGTACCCCCTGGGTGGCAGCTGGCCAGTGTGTGTGAGGCGTGTGCAGGTCGGCAGCATGTAGAAGATACAAAGGTGCTGCACAATGTGTgcaaaatgggattaaaagatgagtttattttggtgttagACAAGCTTGCAAACCGTGCATAGTTTTTTGGTGCCCACCGCGGTCAGGAGGGCGAGCGCTGAGACCTCCAGGCCCTAGTGCCTCACTCCTGCCTGGTCCCCTCTCTCTGTTGATTATCTCAGGGGAAGACGAACAGCCTGCATGGACCACAACTTTGCTCCGGCTCCTCCAGAGACACAGCCACAGGGAGCCCCGGGCCCTGGGGCCTCCTTCTCCCACAGCCACATGCTGGGGCACCCCGCCCGCCCCTCCAGGCTCCCTGGAGGGGTATCCccgctcctcccagcccccaggaagACCATCCACCTGGATGCCTTTTCCAAAAGCCACATCCCCCAGACTGCCAGCcgcctgggccctgcagccagagCCTGGAGTGTGCCCCTCCAGGAGACTGGTGCTGCCCCAGGGGCCGCCCTGAGCCCCCTGCCTGCCAGCAGCCTTGCTCCCAGGAAGCTCAGCTCCATCTCCTTGACAATCTCTCAGAACAGTCAGGCGAGGTCCCTGGACCCCCTCCTTTCTCACTGGGAGGAGTTGCCCACTCTGAGCCAAGAGGCTGCCACACAGGGAGAAAGCAGGCTGTCCACTCCAGCAGACTCAGCACCCACGAACCTACTGCCAGGGGGCACGGTCCACTCTGAGGGCCCGGGGAACCcgggcctggccaagcccagcaGGATGCCCACAGTGAAGAGGCCTCTGGTGTGTTCCTACCTGGCCTTACCTTTCCAAACCCAGTTAGTGCAACGCTCACCAAGCCTCGTAGGACCAGGCTGGGAGGGTTCAGGGCGCACTGGAGCTCCCCCAGGAAGAGGTAAGTCCCGGTCCAGGCCTATTCCCAGACCCCAGAGAGGTCTCCAAAGGGCCAGCCCTGTGATGAATTTCTCTTCTTTGGACACAACAAGGCCAGACCTACCCAgacagctggctgcaatggccaaaaacAGACCTACCTTGAATATCAGTTTGGCATCGCAAAACACATCCAGGCTGGACACAGGCACCGAACTCCCTGCTACGGATACCAAGCTGGGCAAAGCCATGACCATGGCTACAGCGGGCAAAAccaagccaggcccagccctgaattTGACCACAGTACGGACAACCAAGCCGAGCAAGATTCTGGATCTAAAAACCACGACCCCAGACAAGCTGGGCAAAGCCACCACTACGGCAGCCCCAGCAAAGCCAGATCTGACCACAAGAGGCATATCCCTGGATTTGGCCGTGCCAGATCCAGTCAAACTGGGCCCAACCACAACTGCAGTGGACGTAGTCAGGTTGGGTACACCCTTGACTTTGACCAGAACAAACACAGCCAAGGTGGGCATAGCTCTGAACTCTCTTGCTTTGAACAGAAGCAAGCTCAGCACAGCCATGAGCTCAGTTGTCCCCGTCACCTCATTCCCCGTCTCCCTGGAACCAGCCTCTAGGGAGACCAAACTGGACAGTGTCAAGACCCCTACCACATCAGACCTTGCTACCTTCCCACCAACGAAAAGAAACAGCACTGCACCAGCCCAGGGCCACGGCACAGGGGAGCCTGCCACGAGGGACCTGGCCACAGCACTCCAAGGTAATGCACGGAGCTTGGCGGGGGCTGCCTGGGCTGCCGGCATGGCGGCGGTGGGAGGTGTGTAAGCCCGAAGCCGTATCGCGCCCGGACAGGTTGGGAAAGGAAGGCTGGAGAGTCAGAGATGAGGGGGCAGTGGACAGCAGGGCGGGGGGCTGTCAGAGGCTGGTCGGAGGGAAGCCATCAGAAGCAGGGTTTatgggggaggctggaggaggggcagtTATGCTGAGTCCTGTTAGCTAGCGTTTCCCGTGGTGGTGTCTGTTTCCCGCAGAACTGGCGTAATCAGGTGATCAAGGGGCGAGTCCAGGCTAAAAGCAGACCTCCTGCACGAAATTACAGACTAGCGTTCCCCGAGTGGTGATTTGCCTAGCGGCCGTGGTCACTGCAGCGTTCCTCTGGGTGGGAGAGGATGACCTCGTCTGAGACCCCAATCCCTTCCTGCTCAGCCTTTCAGGAATATACTTGTTTAAAAGGCGCCTTGCTTGGGAGTTTCTATTTTTTAGTCCTGAGAGGTGAATCTGAGACTTGTCTATGCAGGAGGCCCACGGAGACCTGGAATGGtcagcccaggggctgggagtGCACTTGGCCTCCGAGAGGCTGCGGCACGCCTGCAGTCACACCAAAGCCAGTGTGGCTGCGAGCCACGTGGAACCAGATCCTGGGATTCGGATTTGGGCAGCGTCATTCCCAACAGGTGAAAGCCGGAGAGCCTGGGCCCGCGAAGGTGCTTGGAGAGCTCCCAGTCCAACACCTGAGCTGGGCGTGTGGGTGGTCAGGCACCTTCTTATCCTGCACTGCACTCAGGCTGGGGAACTCCACCTCCCTCCGGGGCCTCAGCTCTCTCCTGAGATGCAGAGTGGACAGCCAGTGGCCTGCCGGGTCCCTCTACCCAGGCAGCCCCATCCTTCCTGGActgcctcccacctgccctgcctggggtCAGAGCTGCgggccctgcccaccctctgTCCCCTACCTGGAAGCCTGGGCACCCTCTTCTTCCTCATGGTTCTCCCGCCTTCGTCCCATCCAGCCCGCTGTCAGTGTTGTCCACTTCCCTTCTCAGTACTTGACCATCTGGCTGTCAGTCCCCTGCTCTCATCCCTGGGCTCTTGTGAGGCTGCCACCCCTGTCCCCTGGCGCCCCCCTCCACGCACGGTCCCCAGGGGCTCATGGATTGGATGGCAGCTCTTTCGACTGAGCACTGGTTGGCCAGCTTGACACCAAGACTGGGGATTTCTCAACCTCTTAGCTCTTTGTCCCTGTCTGGCACTTCCTCTGCTTCAGCTGCCCCTGGGAGCTCCGGCTTGTCCCTGGGCCTCCTCACCTCCGCTGGCTCCTCTTCACAGATGCCCTTCCAGTCTCCTTCCCACCTCCGTTTGCCTACCTTGGCCCTCTCCTCCTCCAAGAAGTCTTCCAGaacctccctctccccagggtGCCCACCCGCGTGCACCTACCATACCTGTTTCCACGCCCTATATGAGGTTCAGCTTTGTCCCCTCCACTAGCGCGCACGCCTGCGTACCTGGGGCCTAGCAAGGCTGTCCGCGAACCGTGCCCGAGCGCATAAAAGCTTTTTCTGATGGCTGAAAGGAGTCCCAAGGTTACAGGGGTTCATCATTCTTAACTCGGGGCCCCACAGGCGCCCGTACCCGGGCGTAAGCGCTGGGAGCCCGCGCAGCATCCAACCACCGTGTGACTCACGCGCGCACACGGCCGCCTGCGCTGTCACCGGGCCCTAGTGGCCCCCGCACCGCCCCAGCCCAGGGGGCGAGGGACTGGGAGAGGGCACCTTCTGGGGCTGGGCGCCGCGGGAAGGGGAGGGGCCCTCGGCGGGGCCGGCGGCCGCGCGGGTCACGTGGTGAGGGTggcagaggcggcggcggcggcggaggcatCGGTGCGCGCGGGCAGGAGCGGCGCGGCGCCGAGCGAGCGAGCCGAGGCGAGGTCCGGGGCGGgcgcggcggcgcggggcgcAGGGGCGGCGCGGCGGGGCAGCGGGGCCGCGGGCCGGGCGGGTGGGCGGAGAGTGCGGAGGGGCGAGGCCCGGCTGCTGGGGCCGCTCGGCCCAGGGGAAGCCCGCGCCCCGCTCAGCCTTGCAGCCCCGCGCCCAGAGCATCTCCCGAGAGGAGCCGAGACAAAGGAGGATTCATGTCCAAAGGTAAGGGCGGCCACGGCGGCTATCGCGGCCAGAGGTGCTACGGGGGGGAGGGCTGCTGCTCCCGGGAGCCCACGCGCCGTGACAGATGCGCGGACGCACGCACACACCTCGAGAGAGACAGTCTGGAAAAAGGCACTCGCGGGAACGCGGAGCGATGCGGAGACCCACGGACACgcaggcagggacccagatcCTCCCAGAAAGCCCCACGCTGAAGCTCAGACACACCACGCGCAGGTATCCAGGCCACCTCCAGCCGGAACACAGCCGGGTGCATCGACACGGGAATCCCCTCCCCCCACGCTTAGACAGGCATCAGCTGGTGGTCTCCTAGGGAACTCCTGGGCCTCCAAGGACTGGGATGGGGGAAGGGGTGTCCCAGGGTCCTGTGCGTGGTGTGTCTGTGCTCCTgcggaggaaggagaaaggggaggcGCTTTTGTGATCCCTTTCTGAGTCCAGCGCTGAAGCCCGGGTGGGCTGCGATTGCCtctgggtgtgggggtggggtctcaaggctgctggggggctggggactggggaggccagtggtgggccagggaggcaggtgctgtCCTGGAAAGGTTCTCTCTCCTCCTACTGCCACCTTCTCAACCGAGGGGTGGGGTCCCTGGGCCAGACAAAGACAAAGCCATTCATTTGCCTGCAAAAGACAGCTCCAGGTCCTTGCTTAGCCCGGGAGTGGAACCGAATCAGGCAACCATGCCTCTTCCTGGAGCACTGATGGGGCAGGTGGCTCCTGGCAGGGGGTGCTGCAGAAGGTCCCCTCCTTTCCGGGCCTCAGGGAGAGCTGGGAGCCTAGGAGGGGCCCTAAGGACCAGCTAGCCAGGATGAGAGACGCCCACCGCATCCTGCTGTGGCCCCATTCTTAGCTTTTCCCACCCTGTGGAGCCTGCCTCCCATCCCTTCctttgggggaaggaggaggtctCTCTTAACAGGCCCACCTGGCTTGACCTGGCCCACAGAGCAGCCTTTGCTGCCTAGGGCTCTTCTGCTGTGCTCGGGAAACAGTGtctgagggaggagaaaggggctttcattcattcactcacccattcattcattcatcactcACTTGGGCCAAGTGCCTGCGGTGTGCTGGCTACCTTGGGTAAGACGCGGCTCCTGCCCTACAGCAGGGTGGGAACTAGCATATATTCAGTGCCGTGTTTCTGCTCACGATTTCGTATGGTCTTCACAGCAACCCAGCAGGGTGAGCAGTCTCCCCACTTTTCCTAGGAgaaaaactgaggctcacagGATCACccggctgggattcaaacctgggTCAGCTGCCTGGCTGAGATTGCCCTGCCGGGACTGGGGCAGCTGTAGAACCTGACTCTACAACAGCGTGGTTCTTTGCTCTGGCGGCCTCGGAGTGCTTGTCAGGCACCCTTGCCAGACCGTGGGTGCCCGGGGCCCCAGCCTCGTTTAGCACGGAAGTGTCCTTGGCTGGAGCATGTCCTCAACAGCTACCCTGTACAGTGGCCCAGATGGGATGGAATGAGTGGATGAATGAGCGGATGCGGCGAGCACCAGCGTAAGCCACCATGGCCCGAGGCTGCACAGAAGACAAGCATCCTTGTCAGAGGGGAACGCCGATAGTAGGAGTTGGCCAGGGACTGGAGGGGGCCCAGGGTCTTCCAGCAAAGCTGTGGTACACGGCTGAAGCAAAGTTGCAGTACTGGTGGCTGTTGCTAGCATGTGAGAGGCATGTAATTGGCATGTGGCTGGGAGGGGGCCACCTTGCCAGCAGGTGCACTGTACAGTGCACAGTGAGTGCTGATATGTGCCCATGCCCTGGGCCTGCAGCAGGCCTCCTTTGGGTCCTAGAAGCGGCCCAGGGATCTGTAGGTCTCCTCGTGCGCCAGGGTCTGTTTTGGGAATGCTCTTTGGG
The window above is part of the Oryctolagus cuniculus chromosome 11, mOryCun1.1, whole genome shotgun sequence genome. Proteins encoded here:
- the SEPTIN3 gene encoding neuronal-specific septin-3 isoform X3: MDHNFAPAPPETQPQGAPGPGASFSHSHMLGHPARPSRLPGGVSPLLPAPRKTIHLDAFSKSHIPQTASRLGPAARAWSVPLQETGAAPGAALSPLPASSLAPRKLSSISLTISQNSQARSLDPLLSHWEELPTLSQEAATQGESRLSTPADSAPTNLLPGGTVHSEGPGNPGLAKPSRMPTVKRPLVCSYLALPFQTQLVQRSPSLVGPGWEGSGRTGAPPGRGKSRSRPIPRPQRGLQRASPVMNFSSLDTTRPDLPRQLAAMAKNRPTLNISLASQNTSRLDTGTELPATDTKLGKAMTMATAGKTKPGPALNLTTVRTTKPSKILDLKTTTPDKLGKATTTAAPAKPDLTTRGISLDLAVPDPVKLGPTTTAVDVVRLGTPLTLTRTNTAKVGIALNSLALNRSKLSTAMSSVVPVTSFPVSLEPASRETKLDSVKTPTTSDLATFPPTKRNSTAPAQGHGTGEPATRDLATALQELA
- the SEPTIN3 gene encoding neuronal-specific septin-3 isoform X1, producing the protein MDHNFAPAPPETQPQGAPGPGASFSHSHMLGHPARPSRLPGGVSPLLPAPRKTIHLDAFSKSHIPQTASRLGPAARAWSVPLQETGAAPGAALSPLPASSLAPRKLSSISLTISQNSQARSLDPLLSHWEELPTLSQEAATQGESRLSTPADSAPTNLLPGGTVHSEGPGNPGLAKPSRMPTVKRPLVCSYLALPFQTQLVQRSPSLVGPGWEGSGRTGAPPGRGKSRSRPIPRPQRGLQRASPVMNFSSLDTTRPDLPRQLAAMAKNRPTLNISLASQNTSRLDTGTELPATDTKLGKAMTMATAGKTKPGPALNLTTVRTTKPSKILDLKTTTPDKLGKATTTAAPAKPDLTTRGISLDLAVPDPVKLGPTTTAVDVVRLGTPLTLTRTNTAKVGIALNSLALNRSKLSTAMSSVVPVTSFPVSLEPASRETKLDSVKTPTTSDLATFPPTKRNSTAPAQGHGTGEPATRDLATALQGLPETRTDTAMSELVPEPRPKPAVPMKPVSINSNLLGYIGIDTIIEQMRKKTMKTGFDFNIMVVGQSGLGKSTLVNTLFKSQVSRKASSWSREEKIPKTVEIKAIGHVIEEGGVKMKLTVIDTPGFGDQINNENCWEPIEKYINEQYEKFLKEEVNIARKKRIPDTRVHCCLYFISPTGHSLRPLDLEFMKHLSKVVNIIPVIAKADTMTLEEKSEFKQRVRKELEVNGIEFYPQKEFDEDLEDKTENDKIRQESMPFAVVGSDKEYQVNGKRVLGRKTPWGIIEVENLNHCEFALLRDFVIRTHLQDLKEVTHNIHYETYRAKRLNDNGGLPPGEGLLGTVLPPVPATPRPTAE
- the SEPTIN3 gene encoding neuronal-specific septin-3 isoform X2; the protein is MDHNFAPAPPETQPQGAPGPGASFSHSHMLGHPARPSRLPGGVSPLLPAPRKTIHLDAFSKSHIPQTASRLGPAARAWSVPLQETGAAPGAALSPLPASSLAPRKLSSISLTISQNSQARSLDPLLSHWEELPTLSQEAATQGESRLSTPADSAPTNLLPGGTVHSEGPGNPGLAKPSRMPTVKRPLVCSYLALPFQTQLVQRSPSLVGPGWEGSGRTGAPPGRGKSRSRPIPRPQRGLQRASPVMNFSSLDTTRPDLPRQLAAMAKNRPTLNISLASQNTSRLDTGTELPATDTKLGKAMTMATAGKTKPGPALNLTTVRTTKPSKILDLKTTTPDKLGKATTTAAPAKPDLTTRGISLDLAVPDPVKLGPTTTAVDVVRLGTPLTLTRTNTAKVGIALNSLALNRSKLSTAMSSVVPVTSFPVSLEPASRETKLDSVKTPTTSDLATFPPTKRNSTAPAQGHGTGEPATRDLATALQGLPETRTDTAMSELVPEPRPKPAVPMKPVSINSNLLGYIGIDTIIEQMRKKTMKTGFDFNIMVVGQSGLGKSTLVNTLFKSQVSRKASSWSREEKIPKTVEIKAIGHVIEEGGVKMKLTVIDTPGFGDQINNENCWEPIEKYINEQYEKFLKEEVNIARKKRIPDTRVHCCLYFISPTGHSLRPLDLEFMKHLSKVVNIIPVIAKADTMTLEEKSEFKQRVRKELEVNGIEFYPQKEFDEDLEDKTENDKIRESMPFAVVGSDKEYQVNGKRVLGRKTPWGIIEVENLNHCEFALLRDFVIRTHLQDLKEVTHNIHYETYRAKRLNDNGGLPPGEGLLGTVLPPVPATPRPTAE